The following coding sequences are from one Nicotiana tomentosiformis chromosome 3, ASM39032v3, whole genome shotgun sequence window:
- the LOC104101492 gene encoding dof zinc finger protein DOF5.6-like translates to MGISSLQVCMDSSDWLQGTIHEEGAAGIDSSSLPISEDILTCSRPLIVERRLRPPHDYSIKCPRCDSTHTKFCYYNNYSLSQPRYFCKTCRRYWTKGGTLRNIPVGGGCRKNKKVSSKKSNIETANNQNSSISNNNPTDLQLSFPDQMPPFSHHHFMSSNNFGQGNNFMLENPTAIDFMESKYEALVGCTTSRNQDFLGNGNVGMISSPTGFGHEINSHGNIIAPNFAFGMTTMDAGNNFGITVMDSSHHHQRLMLPNYENNQHEEQIINAVDVKPNPKILSLEWHDQVQGCSDTGKESFGYYSSVGGLGSWTGLMNGYGSSATNPLV, encoded by the exons ATGGGGATTTCTTCTCTACAAGTTTGCATGGATTCCTCTGACTGGTTACAG GGCACAATTCACGAGGAGGGTGCAGCAGGTATAGATTCTTCTTCATTGCCAATATCAGAGGACATTCTCACATGCTCAAGGCCATTAATAGTAGAAAGAAGACTAAGACCCCCACACGACTATTCTATCAAATGCCCTCGCTGCGACTCTACCCACACCAAATTCTGTTACTACAACAATTACAGCCTTTCTCAGCCTCGCTACTTTTGCAAGACTTGCCGTAGGTACTGGACTAAAGGTGGTACTTTAAGAAACATCCCTGTTGGTGGTGGTTGTCGCAAAAACAAAAAAGTCTCCTCCAAAAAATCCAATATTGAAACAGCTAATAACCAAAATTCATCTATTAGTAATAATAACCCTACTGATCTTCAGCTTTCATTCCCAGATCAAATGCCGCCCTTTTCTCATCATCACTTCATGAGTAGTAACAACTTTGGTCAAGGTAATAATTTCATGCTTGAAAATCCAACCGCAATTGATTTTATGGAAAGCAAGTACGAAGCTTTAGTGGGGTGTACTACTTCTAGAAACCAAGATTTTCTTGGGAATGGCAATGTTGGAATGATTAGTAGTCCTACTGGATTTGGTCATGAAATTAATAGTCACGGAAATAttattgcaccaaattttgcatttGGAATGACGACTATGGATGCTGGGAACAATTTTGGAATAACCGTAATGGATTcttctcatcatcatcagagGCTAATGCTGCCTAATTATGAAAATAATCAACATGAGGAACAGATTATTAATGCAGTTGACGTGAAGCCAAATCCCAAGATTTTGTCATTGGAATGGCATGACCAAGTCCAAGGCTGCTCTGATACTGGAAAAGAGTCATTTGGCTATTATTCTAGTGTTGGCGGGCTAGGATCTTGGACTGGATTAATGAATGGTTATGGATCATCAGCAACAAACCCTTTAGTCTAA